One segment of Takifugu rubripes chromosome 5, fTakRub1.2, whole genome shotgun sequence DNA contains the following:
- the LOC115246475 gene encoding uncharacterized protein isoform X2: MREGPPAGSGDTMNGAVYISFFQGQLESVLEQVVQLAVQEISKTVGSSLNTLLLETAVKEQENRRLRHQLQAGENRSRAGGRPTEGGGSASGRKAGDELANLEQRLQPPQQHAPGGQGGQARVPTDTRRLQQRGRIVDQLRAVMEHVLSFAVRELTNIVEASFDDLLLEITKMETEQQVLEERLGKTPSRGGRGGGGGWRRGSENDSVSPSGSEDARVDPPEVTSTKEEVGREDPERLPVLSMSQDWTPVLDKVFGQKWCKDIRDQDARGSGERGLDEGGHQRVQPLSAPPMTLEPAPSSPQQDPRWTPLEDMEVFSPDDGATETRRRTGAPASDEGAGSSGRRSSASMLHRLLTLPSQLMEDDDQAAVVRENQVAPVSDNNGCQDEKRRRRVWSECGDCGQRFSRKSLLKAHRQTHAAEASGSSPPHARPPSALRYFPCGKRTACKATTGPGSEASRAQRGWTCRIRPDQNQNP; this comes from the exons ATGAGAGAGGGCCCTCCAGCCGGGAGCGGCGACACGATGAACGGGGCCGTGTACATCTCGTTTTTTCAGGGCCAGCTGGAGTCCGTGCTGGAGCAGGTCGTTCAGCTCGCCGTCCAGGAAATCAGCAAGACGGTGGGATCCAGCCTGAACACGCTGCTGCTGGAAACGGCCGTAAAAGAGCAAGAAAACCGCCGACTCAGGCACCAGCTGCAGGCGGGGGAGAACCGCAGCAGAGCCGGCGGCCGCCCCACGGAGGGAGGGGGGTCGGCGTCGGGCAGGAAGGCTGGAGATGAGCTGGCTAACCTGGAGCAGAGGCTCCAGCCACCGCAGCAACACGCCCCCGGAGGACAGGGCGGCCAGGCCCGGGTACCCACCGACACACGCCGCCTTCAGCAGAGAGGGCGCATCGTGG ACCAGCTGCGGGCGGTCATGGAACACGTCCTCTCCTTCGCCGTACGCGAGCTGACGAACATCGTCGAAGCTTCGTTTGATGACCTCCTGCTGGAGATCACCAAGATGGAGACggagcagcaggtcctggaggagcgACTCGGCAAGACCCCCAGcagaggaggtagaggaggcgGTGGCGGCTGGAGGAGGGGGTCGGAGAATGATTCGGTGTCGCCCAGCGGCTCTGAAGATGCCCGGGTGGACCCCCCCGAGGTCACCAGCACCAAAGAAGAAGTGGGGAGAGAAG ACCCGGAGCGCCTCCCTGTCCTCTCAATGTCTCAGGACTGGACTCCGGTTCTGGACAAAGTCTTCGGTCAGAAGTGGTGCAAAGACATCAGAGACCAGGATGCAAGAGGAAGTGGTGAGCGGGGTCTGGATGAAGGGGGTCACCAGCGGGTGCAGCCCCTCTCGGCCCCCCCCATGACCCTGGAGCCCGCCCCCAGCTCCCCACAGCAGGACCCCCGCTGGACCCCCTTGGAGGACATGGAGGTGTTTTCTCCTGATGATGGTGCCACAGAGACTCGGAGGAGAACGGGGGCCCCAGCCAGCGATGAAGGAG CTGGATCGTCTGGGCGCCGCTCGTCGGCCTCCATGCTCCACCGTCTCCTGACGCTCCCGTCTCAGCTGATGGAGGATGACGACCAGGCCGCCGTCGTCAGGGAAAACCAGGTCGCTCCGGTGAGCGACAACAACGGTTGCCAAGACGAG AAGAGGAGACGGCGGGTTTGGTCCGAGTGTGGCGACTGCGGCCAGCGGTTCAGTCGGAAGTCTCTTCTCAAGGCGCACCGGCAGACGCACGCCGCCGAAGCGTCGGGCTCCTCGCCGCCGCACGCCCGCCCACCCTCGGCGCTGCGCTACTTCCCGTGTGGGAAAAGAACCGCCTGCAAAGCCACAACTGGACCCGGCTCGGAAGCCTCTCGAGCCCAGCGAGGCTGGACGTGCAGGATCAGGccggaccagaaccagaatccATGA
- the LOC115246475 gene encoding uncharacterized protein isoform X3, translating into MREGPPAGSGDTMNGAVYISFFQGQLESVLEQVVQLAVQEISKTVGSSLNTLLLETAVKEQENRRLRHQLQAGENRSRAGGRPTEGGGSASGRKAGDELANLEQRLQPPQQHAPGGQGGQARVPTDTRRLQQRGRIVDQLRAVMEHVLSFAVRELTNIVEASFDDLLLEITKMETEQQVLEERLGKTPSRGGRGGGGGWRRGSENDSVSPSGSEDARVDPPEVTSTKEEVGREDPERLPVLSMSQDWTPVLDKVFGQKWCKDIRDQDARGSGERGLDEGGHQRVQPLSAPPMTLEPAPSSPQQDPRWTPLEDMEVFSPDDGATETRRRTGAPASDEGAGSSGRRSSASMLHRLLTLPSQLMEDDDQAAVVRENQVAPKRRRRVWSECGDCGQRFSRKSLLKAHRQTHAAEASGSSPPHARPPSALRYFPCGKRTACKATTGPGSEASRAQRGWTCRIRPDQNQNP; encoded by the exons ATGAGAGAGGGCCCTCCAGCCGGGAGCGGCGACACGATGAACGGGGCCGTGTACATCTCGTTTTTTCAGGGCCAGCTGGAGTCCGTGCTGGAGCAGGTCGTTCAGCTCGCCGTCCAGGAAATCAGCAAGACGGTGGGATCCAGCCTGAACACGCTGCTGCTGGAAACGGCCGTAAAAGAGCAAGAAAACCGCCGACTCAGGCACCAGCTGCAGGCGGGGGAGAACCGCAGCAGAGCCGGCGGCCGCCCCACGGAGGGAGGGGGGTCGGCGTCGGGCAGGAAGGCTGGAGATGAGCTGGCTAACCTGGAGCAGAGGCTCCAGCCACCGCAGCAACACGCCCCCGGAGGACAGGGCGGCCAGGCCCGGGTACCCACCGACACACGCCGCCTTCAGCAGAGAGGGCGCATCGTGG ACCAGCTGCGGGCGGTCATGGAACACGTCCTCTCCTTCGCCGTACGCGAGCTGACGAACATCGTCGAAGCTTCGTTTGATGACCTCCTGCTGGAGATCACCAAGATGGAGACggagcagcaggtcctggaggagcgACTCGGCAAGACCCCCAGcagaggaggtagaggaggcgGTGGCGGCTGGAGGAGGGGGTCGGAGAATGATTCGGTGTCGCCCAGCGGCTCTGAAGATGCCCGGGTGGACCCCCCCGAGGTCACCAGCACCAAAGAAGAAGTGGGGAGAGAAG ACCCGGAGCGCCTCCCTGTCCTCTCAATGTCTCAGGACTGGACTCCGGTTCTGGACAAAGTCTTCGGTCAGAAGTGGTGCAAAGACATCAGAGACCAGGATGCAAGAGGAAGTGGTGAGCGGGGTCTGGATGAAGGGGGTCACCAGCGGGTGCAGCCCCTCTCGGCCCCCCCCATGACCCTGGAGCCCGCCCCCAGCTCCCCACAGCAGGACCCCCGCTGGACCCCCTTGGAGGACATGGAGGTGTTTTCTCCTGATGATGGTGCCACAGAGACTCGGAGGAGAACGGGGGCCCCAGCCAGCGATGAAGGAG CTGGATCGTCTGGGCGCCGCTCGTCGGCCTCCATGCTCCACCGTCTCCTGACGCTCCCGTCTCAGCTGATGGAGGATGACGACCAGGCCGCCGTCGTCAGGGAAAACCAGGTCGCTCCG AAGAGGAGACGGCGGGTTTGGTCCGAGTGTGGCGACTGCGGCCAGCGGTTCAGTCGGAAGTCTCTTCTCAAGGCGCACCGGCAGACGCACGCCGCCGAAGCGTCGGGCTCCTCGCCGCCGCACGCCCGCCCACCCTCGGCGCTGCGCTACTTCCCGTGTGGGAAAAGAACCGCCTGCAAAGCCACAACTGGACCCGGCTCGGAAGCCTCTCGAGCCCAGCGAGGCTGGACGTGCAGGATCAGGccggaccagaaccagaatccATGA
- the LOC115246475 gene encoding uncharacterized protein isoform X1 has product MREGPPAGSGDTMNGAVYISFFQGQLESVLEQVVQLAVQEISKTVGSSLNTLLLETAVKEQENRRLRHQLQAGENRSRAGGRPTEGGGSASGRKAGDELANLEQRLQPPQQHAPGGQGGQARVPTDTRRLQQRGRIVDQLRAVMEHVLSFAVRELTNIVEASFDDLLLEITKMETEQQVLEERLGKTPSRGGRGGGGGWRRGSENDSVSPSGSEDARVDPPEVTSTKEEVGREDPERLPVLSMSQDWTPVLDKVFGQKWCKDIRDQDARGSGERGLDEGGHQRVQPLSAPPMTLEPAPSSPQQDPRWTPLEDMEVFSPDDGATETRRRTGAPASDEGAGSSGRRSSASMLHRLLTLPSQLMEDDDQAAVVRENQVAPVSDNNGCQDEVGPSSPRVEEEEEEEEEEEEEGEGHLKGRKKRRRRVWSECGDCGQRFSRKSLLKAHRQTHAAEASGSSPPHARPPSALRYFPCGKRTACKATTGPGSEASRAQRGWTCRIRPDQNQNP; this is encoded by the exons ATGAGAGAGGGCCCTCCAGCCGGGAGCGGCGACACGATGAACGGGGCCGTGTACATCTCGTTTTTTCAGGGCCAGCTGGAGTCCGTGCTGGAGCAGGTCGTTCAGCTCGCCGTCCAGGAAATCAGCAAGACGGTGGGATCCAGCCTGAACACGCTGCTGCTGGAAACGGCCGTAAAAGAGCAAGAAAACCGCCGACTCAGGCACCAGCTGCAGGCGGGGGAGAACCGCAGCAGAGCCGGCGGCCGCCCCACGGAGGGAGGGGGGTCGGCGTCGGGCAGGAAGGCTGGAGATGAGCTGGCTAACCTGGAGCAGAGGCTCCAGCCACCGCAGCAACACGCCCCCGGAGGACAGGGCGGCCAGGCCCGGGTACCCACCGACACACGCCGCCTTCAGCAGAGAGGGCGCATCGTGG ACCAGCTGCGGGCGGTCATGGAACACGTCCTCTCCTTCGCCGTACGCGAGCTGACGAACATCGTCGAAGCTTCGTTTGATGACCTCCTGCTGGAGATCACCAAGATGGAGACggagcagcaggtcctggaggagcgACTCGGCAAGACCCCCAGcagaggaggtagaggaggcgGTGGCGGCTGGAGGAGGGGGTCGGAGAATGATTCGGTGTCGCCCAGCGGCTCTGAAGATGCCCGGGTGGACCCCCCCGAGGTCACCAGCACCAAAGAAGAAGTGGGGAGAGAAG ACCCGGAGCGCCTCCCTGTCCTCTCAATGTCTCAGGACTGGACTCCGGTTCTGGACAAAGTCTTCGGTCAGAAGTGGTGCAAAGACATCAGAGACCAGGATGCAAGAGGAAGTGGTGAGCGGGGTCTGGATGAAGGGGGTCACCAGCGGGTGCAGCCCCTCTCGGCCCCCCCCATGACCCTGGAGCCCGCCCCCAGCTCCCCACAGCAGGACCCCCGCTGGACCCCCTTGGAGGACATGGAGGTGTTTTCTCCTGATGATGGTGCCACAGAGACTCGGAGGAGAACGGGGGCCCCAGCCAGCGATGAAGGAG CTGGATCGTCTGGGCGCCGCTCGTCGGCCTCCATGCTCCACCGTCTCCTGACGCTCCCGTCTCAGCTGATGGAGGATGACGACCAGGCCGCCGTCGTCAGGGAAAACCAGGTCGCTCCGGTGAGCGACAACAACGGTTGCCAAGACGAGGTGGGGCCATCGTCCCccagagtggaggaggaagaggaggaggaagaggaggaggaggaggagggggaggggcatcTTAaagggaggaag AAGAGGAGACGGCGGGTTTGGTCCGAGTGTGGCGACTGCGGCCAGCGGTTCAGTCGGAAGTCTCTTCTCAAGGCGCACCGGCAGACGCACGCCGCCGAAGCGTCGGGCTCCTCGCCGCCGCACGCCCGCCCACCCTCGGCGCTGCGCTACTTCCCGTGTGGGAAAAGAACCGCCTGCAAAGCCACAACTGGACCCGGCTCGGAAGCCTCTCGAGCCCAGCGAGGCTGGACGTGCAGGATCAGGccggaccagaaccagaatccATGA
- the LOC115249950 gene encoding zinc finger protein 436-like: MTDLETECLSLGLPPDCGSPPHLMDPSLHVDCVPGHAPSAATTPTLALLSSDCPTPTLSSLAAEIAEPLVMLPCVKSEPEDNELEPIRTVDLSEIQSLSTAELGQDQIKMEISGLDYIKSEHHGHHGNNHPGHFNQSDVSELDYKSHYEPISVFDYISQVTDTLDYIKSDHHVDLQCYYTESGAMAAVSQHNALESIHMAELRTELNKLRPDPLPMDGLGKPDPEFGGGTLYELQPAGERKTAAEVSSGAATHGAGRGGSKNQNPTVRKPRNMHGEKPFSCTQCGKNFSTLGNLKTHQRIHTGERPYTCSQCGKSFGQAGNLKRHQLIHTGQKPYVCAHCPKGFTKADDLRSHQRLHTGERPFICTTCGKSFCQSKELKAHQLSHTGERPFCCPHCGKSFSKETSYRNHVQIHTGEKPFTCSQCGKTFSNSGVLKTHEKIHTGERPFGCTQCGKSFGRLGHLKAHQQIHTGERPYACPHCAKTFSQSGHLKAHEQIHKRERGDTASSGGDTASSGGDTASSGGDTVGSDSS; this comes from the exons ATGACAGACTTGGAGACTGAGTGTTTGAGCCTTGGCCTGCCCCCTGATTGTGGGTCCCCTCCCCACCTTATGGACCCCTCTCTACACGTGGATTGTGTCCCTGGACACGCCCCCTCTGCAGCCACGACGCCCACGCTggcgctcctctcctctgattgCCCCACGCCAACGCTCAGCTCGCTGGCGGCGGAGATCGCCGAGCCGCTGGTGATGTTGCCGTGCGTGAAGAGCGAACCGGAGGACAACGAGCTGGAGCCCATCCGGACTGTGGACCTGTCAGAGATCCAGTCTCTGTCCACTGCTGAGCTGGGCCAGGACCAGATCAAGATGGAGATCAGCGGCCTCGACTACATCAAATCGGAGCATCATGGTCACCACGGCAACAACCACCCGGGCCACTTCAATCAGAGCGACGTGTCGGAGCTGGACTACAAGTCTCACTATGAGCCCATCTCTGTGTTCGACTACATCTCACAG GTGACGGACACGCTGGACTACATCAAGTCGGACCACCACGTGGACCTGCAGTGCTACTACACGGAGAGCGGCGCCATGGCGGCGGTGTCGCAGCACAACGCGCTGGAGTCCATCCACATGGCCGAGCTCCGCACCGAGCTCAACAAGCTGCGCCCTGACCCGCTGCCCATGGACGGCCTCGGGAAGCCGGATCCGGAGTTCGGAGGCGGGACGTTGTACGAGCTGCAGCCGGCCGGGGAGAGGAAGACGGCGGCGGAGGTGTCGAGCGGCGCCGCCACTCACGGGGCGGGTAGAGGCGGGTCAAAGAACCAGAACCCGACGGTGAGGAAACCCCGCAACATGCACGGCGAGAAGCCGTTCTCCTGCACGCAGTGCGGCAAGAACTTCAGCACCCTGGGAAATCTGAAAACCCACCAGCGGatccacacaggtgagcggccgTACACCTGCTCCCAGTGCGGCAAGAGCTTCGGCCAGGCCGGCAACCTCAAACGCCACCAGCTGATCCACACGGGCCAGAAGCCGTACGTGTGCGCACACTGCCCCAAAGGCTTCACCAAGGCCGACGACCTGCGCTCCCACCAGAGGctgcacacaggtgagcggccgTTCATCTGCACCACCTGTGGGAAGAGCTTCTGCCAGTCGAAGGAGCTGAAGGCGCATCAGCTGAGCCACACGGGCGAGCGGCCGTTCTGCTGCCCGCACTGCGGCAAGAGCTTCTCCAAGGAGACCAGCTACCGGAACCACGTGCAGATCCACACGGGGGAGAAGCCCTTCACCTGTTCTCAGTGTGGGAAGACTTTCAGCAACTCAGGTGTCCTAAAGACGCACGAGAAGATCCACACGGGCGAGCGGCCCTTCGGCTGCACGCAGTGCGGCAAGAGCTTCGGCCGCCTCGGCCACCTCAAGGCCCACCAGCAGATCCACACGGGCGAGCGCCCGTACGCCTGCCCGCACTGCGCCAAGACTTTCAGCCAGTCGGGCCACCTCAAAGCACACGAGCAGATCCACAAACGCGAGCGCGGCGACACGGCCAGCAGCGGCGGCGACACGGCGAGCAGCGGCGGCGACACGGCGAGCAGCGGCGGCGACACGGTCGGCAGCGACAGCAGCTAG